GATCGAACGATCGGACGATGATTTTAGAAGCGCTATCGCGTCCGTGGTCGATCGGACGAGGACGAAGCGGGTCGCAGCCTCCGTAATGGACGCGCCACGGGTTTCTCGTGGCCGAGGAAAGGAAGTCGAGGATAGGCGGAGTTGGCTCGGGCCAATCGTCGAGATGCGCGCCGCCCACGTGTCAGCGGTTCCTCCCTGCAGACTCTGTGCCTCTCGTGACACCGTGCACTCCCCAGGTTCCGATGATTTCCCATAGCGACCCTTCGCTGCGAATCCTACGAAAAGCCGAAACGATCGAAATCGCACGCCGGTCGGCGAAAATCCGCGATCCTTCGAACGGAAGCAGAGTTCGGAGACACGACGACGACGGGGATTAGCAGCATACAGAAACCATGGAATTAATGTTTAATCCTCGTCGTGTAACGCTTAAAAATCTCCACCGTTCCCATCGAAATCGTTTTATTTCGACGCCTTGTGTCgttggaaaaagaaatagaaatacagGCAGATTCGCTTGGATGGGTGCAGCCGCGTGAACAAAATCATCGCGTCTCCCCTTTCGATCGATTTCGAATGATTCGCGCATTTCGCAGAGCACGGAGATTTAAGGGTGCGTGGAACACAGGTAACGCGTTTGCTTTTCTGGTGATATTTTTCAGGAGGTTACAATCATCTACGCAGTCCCGTGTGCCAAGACGAGAATCAGAGGGATGAAACCTCGCCGCCACCTCACAGCCATAACGCTCAAGCGCCCAACTCTCATTCCAGTACTCcgaacagcaacaacaacaataataataacaataacgcgAACAACGCGTACATACATCTACGGAACTTGAACCAGCTGAAGACGGAGTGTAAGTAGCGAAAAATGGAACGAATGTTTCGTGGTTTTATCGATTTTTCAAAAGAGGATGGTAGAATTTGAATGTGGTTGGTGATTGTCGAGCAGCGAATTACGGCAACCACCATATAACGGAGCACCTGCAAGGGGGTGGAGCAGGCTTGACGAGCGGCAACGATCTCACGGGTACAGGGACTAACGAGAGTGACTTAAGGGTTAGTCAAACGGCGACGGAGAGCTACATGACTCCGGCACATTATTCCGGGTACGATGAGGCGTCCGAGTATCACAGTCTGCCGCAGGATCACCAACCGCCGCATCCTTTCAACCTGGATGGCTCGCCGGAATTTTACAGCGCCAGTGGAATTCAAATCGAGCCGAAGTATCAGCCATCGCCGTTTAAAAATTATCCTCGAGGTAATGTCAATGGTTTAAGAAACTTCAAGCTGCTGTTCTCCGATCTATATTATCTGGAATTTACGTTCAATATAAATGTTATCGAATTGATCAGTATCCTTAGACGTTGTTCAGATGCTTTTGCTTTTGGtcattaaaatatttccatatatttgCTTCTTGcctttttcgtattttttatttctttctgctTCGTGAATACGTTGTTTACGAACAGGATATTCGAAGGAAAGATATCTGAAGAGAtacaaatatatagatataaaaaagTACGAAGGAAAAGGAACAGAAGCAGAAATAGGAAGGAGAATAGTAGAGTTTAATGATACTTGAGCGATCGTTCGACGATTATAATCGCTGATTTGCAACCTAGGTCGCTACCACGAAGGATACAGCGAGAGCGGTGGTTACGGACAATACGACGCTACGCCATTCCAAACGGTTCCAGGAAGCGGAAGCGGAGGAGGAGGTGGCGGCGTTGGCGGTGATCAATGGGGAGTTGGCCCTCTCGAACACCTGTCTCATCATCCGGCATTCCTAGCTGGTCTTGGTCCAAGAGATTCTTCCAATCCACATCATCCCTCGTCTATTGGAAATAATGCTGATCAGAAACCTCTGTTGCAGAGCGCGATGATCCCCGGTTATACAAGTAATTAATCGCTGGCGAGTTAGAATATGATTGGTCCAAGTTGTTAGAAAAAGTTTGTTCTAAGGAAGGGCTACTTTCTAATGTTAACAGGCACTGGACCCTGCTTTACCGGTTCCGGTCCCATTCAACTCTGGCAATTTCTGTTAGAGCTGTTAACAGACAAATCGTGTCAAGGCTTTATCTCGTGGACCGGCGATGGCTGGGAGTTCAAGTTGACGGATCCGGACGAAGTGGCACGTCGTTGGGGCATCCGTAAAAACAAGCCTAAAATGAACTACGAGAAACTGAGCCGTGGTCTCCGTTATTATTACGACaagaatattatacataaaacagCTGGCAAACGATACGTTTACCGCTTTGTCTGTGACTTACAGAGTCTCTTAGGGTAAGTATGCAGCACACACGATGCTCCGATCTTCCGGTTCTCTTGAGAGTAATCGACGATAATCGGTTAAGGTGATCATGTTTTATAGAATCATTGTTCGTTTGTAGGTACAGTCCGGAAGAACTGCACGCAATGGTCGAGCTGAAGccagaaaagaaggaagaagactGAGTTTCTGTTATCAGACGTGTTTAAGGACTGTGTCGTTTTACTAattgaaaagaaagaacaaaaaaaaaaaaaaagaaagagagggaagaaAGAGGAATCCGAGTGATTCCTTGGTACCGAGATGGAATAAAGTTCAAACTGACAATGTAACGAACAATGTgaaacgaacaaacgaaacgaaggaACGAGTAACTGGTGTATTGATAAACGAAAGAATTCTTCTAATGAATGGAAGACAAAACCAATTGATGTCTTCTAAAGTTCAGATACATGGTAAAATCGAATCGGTCGTATGTACCAAAGACAGGGTCTGCATACCATTGGTGCCTAAAGTTAATGAAAATTGTGAATTTGTTTCTAAGTGATTAATTTGCCAAGCCAGATTTTAGAagatatttataggaaataactcaacaatttatacatattatatatatattatacatataaatatatatatataaatatatataaatatatatatatatatttttaatgttacaTGATTTCTAAGCACTACGTCGAGCACACACGATGCGTCTAAATTATTTATGTCTCATCATTTTAAACATGCGTGTTACATCTCGTTGATAGATAACACCATATGTGATTgttattactataattttacTACAATAAAGCCATTATACCATTATTATAGACGGCGAGCTTGAATTCGACGTTTAAATGCTTTTCTACGTGTAGATTATTACTAAGTTGTAGTATTAAAAGTACTGTGTTTCCGAGCTCGCTTGGCTGCAACAACTGCAAAACAAACTTCCTTTTATACTATtaccgatctttcttttttcctcttcacTTCCTCGATGTTTAACGTGCGACCAGTCCCAGATGAATAACGTTGGAGGACTATAATTAACAGCGTTTCAGGTGCGAAGAAAGTATGCTGTTAATTTCGCTACAAGTTGTATGTTTGAACGCGTTTCCTTTTCTAACGAAATCATTTCGTTTCGTTGATCTCCATATTTTTCTAACGATTAAAAGAAatgatcattttcttttttttttagaggaaGGGGTGACGTGCAACCAGTATTGAACATCATAGGCCCGTAAAATAGTATTTGCAATAGAAGATGATATTGTTTCCTGGCACTTAATTTTAAAGATTATCGACtactgaaattttatatatgtttcttTTGTTTCGTTTAATAGCTCGAATATCATCGAATATCGAGAATAACTGTTAGAATTAAAATGAGCATACATCACTTTTCTATTTCAAATGCCGTTTTATTTGTAATAAGTTGTACGCGTAAAGATAATGACGTCTGCTATCCGAAGAAAGTTTTTCGTTAAATCTTCCAAATTCATCAGAAACCTGTACCACTATCGTTTTGCGGATCATagcaataattaaaatatcgacCTTCTTAAGTGATACTTTATCATTTGCATTGTATATAATGTGTACACGTGTGGAACACTCGATAACGCGTGTATAGACGGAATTCGACGATAATGTTGCGACTAGTTTGCGTTATTCTCACCGTATTTCGATAAGCGTTTTCTACGTTGTAAAAATGTTGTTCTGTTGGAcgtaattaattattgtaacaATATCGATTGTATTGATATGTATGACAACGGATAAAAAAGAACGAGGAAGTTTCTTGAACGCGTTACATATCTATAAGCGTATGTAACattacgtattttatataaattaagttTCTTTAATTGTGTTTGTTAAATGTTCGGATCAAGAGAGAAAGGGCgagcgagagggagagagagaaagagacgaagaTGAAACGAAAACTATGGTTAAAAGATATTTGATAACGAAGATTATAAAAGAAAGACTCGTAGATCGACGACGATTAATGACGATTCAAGAAGAAATTAAGTTAATCGCGAGATAAAAGATCTTGACATATCCGTCACGATTGTTAAGTTTTCTATATGTAACGGAATAATTTAGACACTTTTATAGATTATCGACATATGTGATTAACAGTATACCAATTTTGAAAAGTAACTCACGGATAAGTATCGA
The Bombus terrestris chromosome 10, iyBomTerr1.2, whole genome shotgun sequence genome window above contains:
- the LOC100644371 gene encoding ETS-like protein pointed isoform X1, producing MDMESLYDYGEEEQDFYEESPGTRKGYPIDHRSIKRDARGVGSYLGGGSISDGGGMLTVMAKLMKQELASDAEEEGLVPALSGRFTSMRKVPSLSDLSDPESSLDIPAQVPPLTPGTNKKMTEALEASFASWEKERVRLNITKDPRQWSEAAVAHWLHWAIGEFSLAGVAMQPWQNMTGKQICAMGKESFLARAPAFMGDILWEHLEILQKDVDAAKASLENVPGNMYESVCVPDLGDFLGYQSGAHQGATPEHKSPATPASSATSNSSGPQTGNQATAPLQPPSAAVSLPSRQYHNDGGYNHLRSPVCQDENQRDETSPPPHSHNAQAPNSHSSTPNSNNNNNNNNNANNAYIHLRNLNQLKTESNYGNHHITEHLQGGGAGLTSGNDLTGTGTNESDLRVSQTATESYMTPAHYSGYDEASEYHSLPQDHQPPHPFNLDGSPEFYSASGIQIEPKYQPSPFKNYPRGRYHEGYSESGGYGQYDATPFQTVPGSGSGGGGGGVGGDQWGVGPLEHLSHHPAFLAGLGPRDSSNPHHPSSIGNNADQKPLLQSAMIPGYTSTGPCFTGSGPIQLWQFLLELLTDKSCQGFISWTGDGWEFKLTDPDEVARRWGIRKNKPKMNYEKLSRGLRYYYDKNIIHKTAGKRYVYRFVCDLQSLLGYSPEELHAMVELKPEKKEED
- the LOC100644371 gene encoding ETS-like protein pointed isoform X2 → MLTVMAKLMKQELASDAEEEGLVPALSGRFTSMRKVPSLSDLSDPESSLDIPAQVPPLTPGTNKKMTEALEASFASWEKERVRLNITKDPRQWSEAAVAHWLHWAIGEFSLAGVAMQPWQNMTGKQICAMGKESFLARAPAFMGDILWEHLEILQKDVDAAKASLENVPGNMYESVCVPDLGDFLGYQSGAHQGATPEHKSPATPASSATSNSSGPQTGNQATAPLQPPSAAVSLPSRQYHNDGGYNHLRSPVCQDENQRDETSPPPHSHNAQAPNSHSSTPNSNNNNNNNNNANNAYIHLRNLNQLKTESNYGNHHITEHLQGGGAGLTSGNDLTGTGTNESDLRVSQTATESYMTPAHYSGYDEASEYHSLPQDHQPPHPFNLDGSPEFYSASGIQIEPKYQPSPFKNYPRGRYHEGYSESGGYGQYDATPFQTVPGSGSGGGGGGVGGDQWGVGPLEHLSHHPAFLAGLGPRDSSNPHHPSSIGNNADQKPLLQSAMIPGYTSTGPCFTGSGPIQLWQFLLELLTDKSCQGFISWTGDGWEFKLTDPDEVARRWGIRKNKPKMNYEKLSRGLRYYYDKNIIHKTAGKRYVYRFVCDLQSLLGYSPEELHAMVELKPEKKEED
- the LOC100644371 gene encoding ETS-like protein pointed isoform X4 — protein: MDMESLYDYGEEEQDFYEESPGTRKGYPIDHRSIKRDARGVGSYLGGGSISDGGGMLTVMAKLMKQELASDAEEEGLVPALSGRFTSMRKVPSLSDLSDPESSLDIPAQVPPLTPGTNKKMTEALEASFASWEKERVRLNITKDPRQWSEAAVAHWLHWAIGEFSLAGVAMQPWQNMTGKQICAMGKESFLARAPAFMGDILWEHLEILQKGGYNHLRSPVCQDENQRDETSPPPHSHNAQAPNSHSSTPNSNNNNNNNNNANNAYIHLRNLNQLKTESNYGNHHITEHLQGGGAGLTSGNDLTGTGTNESDLRVSQTATESYMTPAHYSGYDEASEYHSLPQDHQPPHPFNLDGSPEFYSASGIQIEPKYQPSPFKNYPRGRYHEGYSESGGYGQYDATPFQTVPGSGSGGGGGGVGGDQWGVGPLEHLSHHPAFLAGLGPRDSSNPHHPSSIGNNADQKPLLQSAMIPGYTSTGPCFTGSGPIQLWQFLLELLTDKSCQGFISWTGDGWEFKLTDPDEVARRWGIRKNKPKMNYEKLSRGLRYYYDKNIIHKTAGKRYVYRFVCDLQSLLGYSPEELHAMVELKPEKKEED
- the LOC100644371 gene encoding ETS-like protein pointed isoform X3, which codes for MYSEHARTALMYVDYGGDAYAGMGIKAMKSFARPRDIPAQVPPLTPGTNKKMTEALEASFASWEKERVRLNITKDPRQWSEAAVAHWLHWAIGEFSLAGVAMQPWQNMTGKQICAMGKESFLARAPAFMGDILWEHLEILQKDVDAAKASLENVPGNMYESVCVPDLGDFLGYQSGAHQGATPEHKSPATPASSATSNSSGPQTGNQATAPLQPPSAAVSLPSRQYHNDGGYNHLRSPVCQDENQRDETSPPPHSHNAQAPNSHSSTPNSNNNNNNNNNANNAYIHLRNLNQLKTESNYGNHHITEHLQGGGAGLTSGNDLTGTGTNESDLRVSQTATESYMTPAHYSGYDEASEYHSLPQDHQPPHPFNLDGSPEFYSASGIQIEPKYQPSPFKNYPRGRYHEGYSESGGYGQYDATPFQTVPGSGSGGGGGGVGGDQWGVGPLEHLSHHPAFLAGLGPRDSSNPHHPSSIGNNADQKPLLQSAMIPGYTSTGPCFTGSGPIQLWQFLLELLTDKSCQGFISWTGDGWEFKLTDPDEVARRWGIRKNKPKMNYEKLSRGLRYYYDKNIIHKTAGKRYVYRFVCDLQSLLGYSPEELHAMVELKPEKKEED